In a genomic window of Seriola aureovittata isolate HTS-2021-v1 ecotype China chromosome 11, ASM2101889v1, whole genome shotgun sequence:
- the slc37a1 gene encoding glucose-6-phosphate exchanger SLC37A1 isoform X1: MNLLPDGFPAASSEMEIQRGSAIVPACIHQPPQCELTSAAHHFDCQHICPNMAPVPPGIRLFVSFDRDQWYKALTFILTFLLYTSFHLSRKPISIVKSELHKNCSSVSELATMTSSSSSSSDSQQASPPSLHTDMDCSWKPFDKSNYKQLLGAMDYSFLCAYAVGMYLSGIIGERLPIRLYLTVGMLTSGLFTCLFGLGYVYNIHSLGFYIFVQVANGLVQTTGWPSVVTCISNWFGKGRRGLIMGLWNSHTSVGNILGSLIAGYWVSSNWGLSFIVPGLLIAAMGIVCFFFLIEHPNDLKSIYAQNSSPGKSVPTKSWNGVNGNTEVYLQYKDNKTQAYYYCYEDSVQNRKSYDTELLLPRDSVRVPVQPVVVVKNDSEPSAISFMGALRIPGVIEFSLCLLFAKLVSYTFLFWLPLYITKAAHLDAKKAGDLSTLFDVGGIVGGILAGVISDKLGKRATTCAVMLLLAAPTLYGFSMISEFGLGPTIGMLLVCGGLVNGPYALITTAVSADLGTHKSLKGNARALSTVTAIIDGTGSVGAALGPLLAGLLSAGGWDQVFYMLMTADFLALLLLLRLVTKELTSSKSRPISTVELKEH; encoded by the exons ATGAACCTGCTCCCTGACGGCTTcccagcagcttcctctgaaATGGAGATTCAACGAGGCAGCGCCATTGTACCAGCATGTATCCATCAGCCCCCTCAGTGTGAACTCACATCAGCTGCCCATCACTTTGACTGTCAGCACATCTGTCCAAATATGGCCCCTGTTCCTCCTGGGATCCGCCTGTTTGTCTCCTTCGACAGGGACCAGTG gtaCAAAGCTCTCACATTTATCCTCACCTTCCTGCTCTACACCAGTTTCCACCTCTCCAGGAAACCCATTAGCATCGTCAAG AGTGAGCTCCATAAGAACTGCTCCTCTGTCAGTGAGCTCGCCACcatgacctccagcagcagcagcagcagtgacagccAGCAGGCCTCTCCACCGTCTCTCCACACAGACATGGACTGTAGCTGGAAGCCTTTTG ATAAAAGTAACTACAAACAGCTGCTGGGAGCCATGGACTACTCCTTTCTCTGTGCATACGCTGTGGGAATGTACCTCAG CGGCATCATTGGGGAGCGTCTGCCCATTCGACTGTACCTGACTGTGGGCATGCTGACCAGCGGCTTGTTCACCTGCCTGTTTGGACTGGGTTACGTTTACAACATCCACAGCCTGGGCTTCTACATATTTGTGCAG GTGGCTAACGGCCTGGTCCAAACCACCGGCTGGCCCAGCGTAGTGACCTGCATCAGCAACTGGTTTGGAAAGGGAAG GCGTGGACTCATCATGGGGCTGTGGAACTCCCACACCTCAGTGGGAAACATCCTGGGCTCTCTGATCGCAGGATACTGGGTCTCCTCCAACTGGGGCCTGTCCTTCATCGTGCCGGGGCTCCTCATCGCAGCCATGGGCATTGTGTGCTTCTTTTTCCTCATTGAGC atcCAAACGACCTGAAAAGCATCTATGCTCAGAATTCTTCCCCAGGCAAGAGT GTTCCCACCAAGAGTTGGAATGGAGTAAATGGAAACACTGAGGTGTATCTGCAATACAAGGACAACAAAACCCag GCGTACTACTACTGTTACGAAGATAGTGTTCAGAACAGGAAG agctatgacacagagctgctgctgcccagAGACAGTGTGCGAGTCCCTGTGCAGCCCGTGGTGGTGGTGAAGAACGACTCAGAGCCGTCTGCCATCAGCTTCATGGGAGCTCTCCGGATACCA GGAGTGATCGagttctctctgtgtctgctgtttgctaaGCTGGTCAGTTACACCTTTCTCTTCTGGCTGCCGCTGTACATCACTAAAGCAG ctcacCTGGATGCGAAGAAGGCTGGAGATTTGTCCACCCTGTTTGATGTGGGAGGAATTGTGG GGGGGATCCTGGCAGGAGTGATCTCTGATAAGCTGGGGAAGAGAGCCACCACCTGTGcagtcatgttgttgttggCTGCTCCTACA CTGTATGGTTTCTCCATGATCAGTGAGTTCGGTCTGGGGCCGACCATCG GCATGCTCCTGGTGTGTGGAGGTCTCGTCAATGGGCCATATGCCCTCATCACAACTGCAGTGTCTGCTGATTTG GGGACCCACAAGAGCCTGAAAGGCAACGCTAGAGCACTGTCCACTGTCACTGCCATCATTGATGGTACAGGGTCTGTAG GTGCAGCACTGGGCCCCCTGCTGGCTGGTCTGTTGTCTGCAGGCGGCTGGGATCAGGTCTTCTACATGCTTATGACTGCGGACTTCCTTGCTCTGTTG cTTTTGCTACGACTTGTGACAAAGGAGCTTACATCAAGTAAATCCCGTCCCATCTCCACTGTAGA GTTGAAGGAGCattga
- the slc37a1 gene encoding glucose-6-phosphate exchanger SLC37A1 isoform X2 — MNLLPDGFPAASSEMEIQRGSAIVPACIHQPPQCELTSAAHHFDCQHICPNMAPVPPGIRLFVSFDRDQWYKALTFILTFLLYTSFHLSRKPISIVKSELHKNCSSVSELATMTSSSSSSSDSQQASPPSLHTDMDCSWKPFDKSNYKQLLGAMDYSFLCAYAVGMYLSGIIGERLPIRLYLTVGMLTSGLFTCLFGLGYVYNIHSLGFYIFVQVANGLVQTTGWPSVVTCISNWFGKGRRGLIMGLWNSHTSVGNILGSLIAGYWVSSNWGLSFIVPGLLIAAMGIVCFFFLIEHPNDLKSIYAQNSSPGKSVPTKSWNGVNGNTEVYLQYKDNKTQSYDTELLLPRDSVRVPVQPVVVVKNDSEPSAISFMGALRIPGVIEFSLCLLFAKLVSYTFLFWLPLYITKAAHLDAKKAGDLSTLFDVGGIVGGILAGVISDKLGKRATTCAVMLLLAAPTLYGFSMISEFGLGPTIGMLLVCGGLVNGPYALITTAVSADLGTHKSLKGNARALSTVTAIIDGTGSVGAALGPLLAGLLSAGGWDQVFYMLMTADFLALLLLLRLVTKELTSSKSRPISTVELKEH, encoded by the exons ATGAACCTGCTCCCTGACGGCTTcccagcagcttcctctgaaATGGAGATTCAACGAGGCAGCGCCATTGTACCAGCATGTATCCATCAGCCCCCTCAGTGTGAACTCACATCAGCTGCCCATCACTTTGACTGTCAGCACATCTGTCCAAATATGGCCCCTGTTCCTCCTGGGATCCGCCTGTTTGTCTCCTTCGACAGGGACCAGTG gtaCAAAGCTCTCACATTTATCCTCACCTTCCTGCTCTACACCAGTTTCCACCTCTCCAGGAAACCCATTAGCATCGTCAAG AGTGAGCTCCATAAGAACTGCTCCTCTGTCAGTGAGCTCGCCACcatgacctccagcagcagcagcagcagtgacagccAGCAGGCCTCTCCACCGTCTCTCCACACAGACATGGACTGTAGCTGGAAGCCTTTTG ATAAAAGTAACTACAAACAGCTGCTGGGAGCCATGGACTACTCCTTTCTCTGTGCATACGCTGTGGGAATGTACCTCAG CGGCATCATTGGGGAGCGTCTGCCCATTCGACTGTACCTGACTGTGGGCATGCTGACCAGCGGCTTGTTCACCTGCCTGTTTGGACTGGGTTACGTTTACAACATCCACAGCCTGGGCTTCTACATATTTGTGCAG GTGGCTAACGGCCTGGTCCAAACCACCGGCTGGCCCAGCGTAGTGACCTGCATCAGCAACTGGTTTGGAAAGGGAAG GCGTGGACTCATCATGGGGCTGTGGAACTCCCACACCTCAGTGGGAAACATCCTGGGCTCTCTGATCGCAGGATACTGGGTCTCCTCCAACTGGGGCCTGTCCTTCATCGTGCCGGGGCTCCTCATCGCAGCCATGGGCATTGTGTGCTTCTTTTTCCTCATTGAGC atcCAAACGACCTGAAAAGCATCTATGCTCAGAATTCTTCCCCAGGCAAGAGT GTTCCCACCAAGAGTTGGAATGGAGTAAATGGAAACACTGAGGTGTATCTGCAATACAAGGACAACAAAACCCag agctatgacacagagctgctgctgcccagAGACAGTGTGCGAGTCCCTGTGCAGCCCGTGGTGGTGGTGAAGAACGACTCAGAGCCGTCTGCCATCAGCTTCATGGGAGCTCTCCGGATACCA GGAGTGATCGagttctctctgtgtctgctgtttgctaaGCTGGTCAGTTACACCTTTCTCTTCTGGCTGCCGCTGTACATCACTAAAGCAG ctcacCTGGATGCGAAGAAGGCTGGAGATTTGTCCACCCTGTTTGATGTGGGAGGAATTGTGG GGGGGATCCTGGCAGGAGTGATCTCTGATAAGCTGGGGAAGAGAGCCACCACCTGTGcagtcatgttgttgttggCTGCTCCTACA CTGTATGGTTTCTCCATGATCAGTGAGTTCGGTCTGGGGCCGACCATCG GCATGCTCCTGGTGTGTGGAGGTCTCGTCAATGGGCCATATGCCCTCATCACAACTGCAGTGTCTGCTGATTTG GGGACCCACAAGAGCCTGAAAGGCAACGCTAGAGCACTGTCCACTGTCACTGCCATCATTGATGGTACAGGGTCTGTAG GTGCAGCACTGGGCCCCCTGCTGGCTGGTCTGTTGTCTGCAGGCGGCTGGGATCAGGTCTTCTACATGCTTATGACTGCGGACTTCCTTGCTCTGTTG cTTTTGCTACGACTTGTGACAAAGGAGCTTACATCAAGTAAATCCCGTCCCATCTCCACTGTAGA GTTGAAGGAGCattga